A window of Daucus carota subsp. sativus chromosome 2, DH1 v3.0, whole genome shotgun sequence genomic DNA:
AATCTCACTCATGTGTGGGGACCTTAAAATTGTTATGCCGAGGCTTCTGCTTCATTCTGCTTCATAATTTGTTATACTGTGTTTTGTTTACTTTTGATATAGCCTCTGGTTTTAATATCCTACTTTTCTTGTAAATTGCTTATGTTCTTCAATTAGACGACCTGAACAAAATAGAAAGTTAGTTGTAGTTGGGGTAGATTATTGCATGGTAATAGTGCTGGACTAGTTCTAAACCAACCTGCCTGGTAAATCATTCCCATCTAATGTTTGGTCAATTTTGCAGGAAATTGCCACATCACGTGAGACTGCTCTACCGCAATAGTGTGTTTTCCCTACCAAAAATAACACTATGGAAAGAAGCTGCGGACAAAGCAACTCCGAGTGACTTCAGCAGATGAGAAAAACACTAGTGGAAGCTGATGCAATGCAACCCTCATAGACCGGAAAGATATTTTCGCTCAAGTACTGCTCATTTTACGGGTTAGATCCAAATATATGGACTTCAAAGCAAATTCTAGGTGAATTTCGATATAGTAACACACTTGGTCACAGAAAAATGTTGAATGAGTGAATTTGTTAACATATCAATAAATGAACATATTCTTTGTTATACATTAAAGAAGAATTTTCGATTTTAAGTGTGTATATTGTGATCTCTTGTCAGAAAGAAGAAGACAACCAAGATTTACAGTTGAATTTTTAGACAATGAGTTCATGGATAATATCTACTAATCGTACAATCTCAAAAGAATGAGTCGGGCTTTGGCAcgagaagaagaaaaaatcGGGTGTCTGTGCTGTGCTTTACAACAATAGGATCAATAGCCAATAGGAATCAAGTATTCAAAAACTCCTGGAGTAATTAACGGAGTAATTAACAAGGTAGAAGGGTTATTAAATTTTAGTACTGATCTCGACTTGGGATCGAAACCTTTTATCAATCTAGagaatttataattttggagAGTAGTGTAATCCAGATTTTCAAGATTAACATTTGTACTAAAGATTAAAATTTAGAcacatttcataaaaaaaagaaaaagaagggaCCTGAAGATGATACATTAGATTTTTTACAAGATACTTGAAAAGTTATTTATGCTGAAGCCTGAACTAGAAAGGACACTGCTGAAATTAAAATAGGTCGCATGGCCGCATGCTATTATATGATCTAGCTACAGCCTACAAGTGGTATTAAAACTTACATGCTCTACGAAATTATACTCCTTATACTGTTATATACACTAAAGAAAAAAGAGCTTTGTTTAGTTGGGCTCTccatataaacaaataaatgtTTTGTTTTGCTTGAATAATATGAACAATGTACATAAGTAACAATGTACATACATATAGAAACTTCTgactttccaaaaaaaaaaaaaaggagaggaAACTTCTGCATCCGAAAGCAACTAGAGCAGAAGCCTTCTGCATCCGTTAGTAGCTACATAATTTACACAATTTGCAACATCCCGAGTTACAGATCAATGGGAATCAAGTATTCAAAAACTCTACACGCGTGCTTTTAAACTTTCTCCCACTGGATGGGAGGATTCGTTAATCATTTAAGTGTCGTGGAACCTCCTATCCGTCCTTGCTGTATAACCTGCAAAAATTTGCAGCGCAGAAATGAAGCAGAGTACTTCTAGACCTTTTAAAGAACCAGTAACTTCCATGATTTTTCAATTGTAACAGCCAATTAACCCTTAAACCTATTGTCCACCAAAATTTAGCAACTAAGTTACAAAGATAGATAATGCGGGGCGGGTTTCAGGATCCACCACTAATGTTAGTCATAACACTGTTTCAGCTCACAATCTTCAGATTCTTAACCATCTATTCATCTACTAATATGGCCAGCTTTGATGATATAAGTAGCTAGAATTATGCCATAAAAAGGACTAACAAGAAAAAAGCTACAATAAACTAAGGTCCGTTTGTTTGCCAGAAAACAATGTCAAGAGAAATGTTTTTCTCGTTTTCCAGCGTCTGTTTACCTTCCGTGAAATGTTTTCCAGGAACCAAACAAACAAACCAAAGCAGGAAAACATATTCCAGGATTTCCAATTCCCCTGCATTTGTTTGACTTTGCCCACAAACCAGCAaaacattttcttaaaaagtattttccgaCAAACAAACAGAGCTTTTTACAGGCTTTGGTAGACCCTTTCTGGGATCCACACCTAGTATTAAAAGAAGTCATTCAGTTTTTTGCAGACGTGCAAAAGTTATCTTATGAGTCTTAAATTCTCTTAAAGATAGAGAGGATATATATTTTGCGCTATAATGGTAAACGAACAAGATACAGGATTACTGTATAGTAGAGCCTCAAAGCATACCAATGGACGCCGTATTACTTTTCAGCTATTGAGCTCCTTGTGAATCTCTCCTACTCATATTCAGACTGTGTCGCATGGTTCGCCTTCCAACTCCTGCATTGCCTTTTTGCATCATAGCAACAAATTCACCATAATCGATCCTCCCATCCTGTAAGAATACATAAATATCTGATGATAGTTTCCCTAAACAGCCTCTGATTTATATTTAGTGTACATAGTGACAATTAGAATAAACTATCTAACTCTGGCATATTCAATGCAAGTATGCAGGTGATGTTTATGAGGAAAAGTATATCTGGTTCTGTTAATTATAATAACGTATTTGAACCTCCATATCTAATCAGGAAATGTGATTTTGGGTAGTGGACTGGGGACAATCACTACACAAATAATATACCAAGGTAATGATCATATGCTTTTCAGTTTTCACTTACATTATCTTGATCAACTTCTTTTATAATGTCTTCAAGGTAAGCATCAGTCATGTTATGTTCTGCACAAGCTTGCTGGAGCTCATCAACTGTAATATAACCACTGCTATCTTTGTCGAAATACTGAAACGCAGCCATGAGATGTTCCTCACGTTCAAGTTTGTTCAGATGAATTGTCGCTGCTACAAACTCACCATAGTCAATAGACCCACTATTATCCACGTCAGCCTGAAAAGTATATTAACTATTTAGAcaatttataaatgtataaagGATACCACCATCCATGAGATATCTATTGCCAAGAACTCCAGATGTAAGAGAAATAAATATACAAGACACTTGCTATGTTCGCAAAGAAAGGGAACCCTCTATTAAGTTATGTGTACTTGTTActtagaacccttaccttatttctcCAGCAGAACTTGcacattaaaaaaatgttttatttatgtattatattttgaaattactttttaaCACaaacaacgatgcaaaaaaaacatgtatttagatttagatcctagaAATCTATGTTAAatatagggttctgcagcagaacctcaGTGATTCTATGGattttaagcattggttctctcttgagcgcgaccctatattatatatatatagggttctactccaatacaaactactaaaatacaaactactaaaatacaaactaaatacaaaccaatgcgattaagtagaatggtACGGGTTTTGGCaccggggatggaccccgaTATTGGCCTAGACAGGGTCTAAGTGGGGCCCAGTAGGATAGGTGTGGGGCCCAGTGGGATCATGGTGGGGCCAAGTTttggctcttaaggctttctggagcctgtccagggccTGTGCGGAGCCTTGGCGAGGCTCTAGCGGGCCCGGAGTGGATTGAGTGGGGTGTGGCCCCGAGGTGGGTGatacaatttataaaatcagTATTTTTCATACTATGCAGTATACAGATATGCACACACTGTGCGAGTAAAGAGGTATTAGACGGGAGAGTAATGCAACCAAGTGCCGTAACTTCATCTGAAGGAATAAGAACTTTAAGAATTGTTCAATGGCTCTTATCCCCTCCCTCATTTTTGACAGTTTTCTACTCAAACCTTTGACCTAGTTTCTGTCTCATTGGTCCTTTGGCCAAACATTTACTAATCTATAATTTCAGTTCAAGACAAGCATaagtaaaaaaatatcttaCTGCGTCCATAAGGTCACGTATCTCTGTATCCTTTAAGGTTGAACCATATTTTCTCAAACCAGCCTTGAGTTCATCAAATGTTATTGCACCACTGTTATCAGTGTCCATTGCCTTGAACATTTCTTTCAGACCAGCAATTTCCTCCTCTGACAAACTTTCAGCAATAACCTGCACAAAAAAGAAACAGATTAGGCTTCTTCTCATAGTCATGGAAAGCAAGGTTTTTTCACCAGATGAAACAGGAAAATTTATGAGGGGAAACTTTCCTCATAACTATTCTGTCAGACAAATAGGCTAATCAAGACCAAAATATAGGCATAATAAACTCAAGACAGGTACGCGGATAACAGCGGATTAGTTCAAAATGTGCCATATCAGATCAGCTACAGTATCACTGCATTTGCTTCAAATACAATCTTTTGAGCCTATCTACATACCCGTAAagccatcttcttcaacttatTCATTGCAGAGAACTGTTTCAGGCGAGAGAGTACAGCTGGATCCAGGGATCTATCAGGAGCAACTCCTTGTTCACTAATCCAAGGATGACCTATATGATACTCAATGAATaaaccaaaaataaataaagcaaTCAATTTCTtgcaacccccccccccccccccccccccccccccggcgGTAATAAGTTTTACATGACCTACACCATATATGAGGAGGTAGACATTTGGacgaaaaagaaaatcttagaaaACTCAATTGTGTACTCTTATGAGGTAGCTCAATAGAAAAAGCTAGTATTAGATccataagaaaagaaaaattaacaTAAACATACAAGTATATGAGCATGCCATGTCTAACCATCTAGATCTAGTAATTGCAATCATGCAAAGGTAGGAAAAGGATAGCATTTGTTACTGGAACTAAAAGGAAATCCAAGGAGAATGTCCTCTGAATACCATGAGAAAATGCCAGGAAGTGCCCGATTAGTCCAGTATGGAACACCTCAACACTTGCCCATTTACCTTAGTGTTTGAGGGTCTGTTACTTTGATTCTTCACTCTTCCTCGAGTAACCATGTCAAACACTTGGAGTCTTGTACACTTATTTTAGGTCATAAacacacaaaaaaatcaaaatgttGCCTACTCCGACACATGGACAAGTATTCATGTTCGACACATTCAACTGGCTCTGAGTCGCAAACTTTTAGGTTCATAGTTAGGCGTATACAATGCAGTAATGCCACATATCAAATTTGAACATAACAAATGATTTTGTTCCTTCAAAATTCATTCTTTAACTCTTTACTTGGTGCAAATTAAATACTCGATGTGATTCCTTTGCTTCCAATTCTATAAGACAATAATTACAGGAtattgtttgaaaattggaTAGTATAATGTACCAACCAAAAAGAGGGCCTAGAATTGTACTTAAATACAAGGTTAATCACCAGAAACAGACCTCAAAATTGCCTAACCTCCAACCATAGTATCTTTGATCAATATTTCATTAGATGTTCTACGTGCCATATAATCTAAAACTCAACATTTCCAGactctgatttaaaatatacaaagtcAACCAAATAATCAGAAATTACATACCAAGTTACCAACAATTTTTTAACAATGACTCAAGTAACATCATTTCTGTAAGGTGTATAAAAAGaatcgaaatatatatatctatattatctGATCACAGTGTCACAAATAACACAAACAAAGAAAGAATTTTCCAAATGTTGACCCTAATGACCTAATCCTGTTAAAAAGTGACTTAAATTGGATACTTCAAGACAAGATAAACATACATAAGACTTGAGGAGCAGTTAAGCGATCTGAAGGTCGCTTGCATAACATCTTCCTGATGAGATCCTTAGCGCTATCTGAAATCAAAGGCCAGGGATCTGATTCAAAGTCTACGTGCCCCTTCAAAACCGAATCAAATATCCCCTGCTGAGTTTCTGGAGAGAAAAGAGATCAAGTTTTAGTCTATAGGTCATTTGGGTGATCCTGAATTCTGTTTCAAATGCAATGCATACCGGCCCAGAAAGGAGGAACACCACTTagtagaatatataatataacccCTGCTGTCCATATATCTGATTCTTTCCCATAGTGCTTCAAAAGCACCTCAGGAGCAACATAATACGGGCTACCAACCACGTCAGTAAAAATCTGACCTAAAAAACAATTATGTTGTAGtggaaaaaaattagaacatTTAAGTTAAACTGGCATATGGGTATGAAACATTGTACGTTATCTGGATAATATAAAATAGCCACAAAAATTTACAAGTCAAGTCCCCGTCACATACCTGGCTTAAAGAAAATTGAAAGTCCAAAATCGATTGCTTTGAGAGAAAAATCATCATCCTTGTTAACTAACAAGAAATTCTCAGGCTTAAGATCTCTATGCATAACCCCAAGTGAATGGCATGCCTCAACAACACCTACAATAATCTTTGTTAATCCAGCAGCCTTCTTCTCGCTGTAGTGTCCCCTGTGAATAATCCTGTCAAACAACTCTCCCCCGTTACAGAGCTCCATCACTATATGGACATACAAGTGGTCCTCATATGCACCCTTGATGGTCACTATATTCGCGTGACCAGCCAAATGGTGCATTATTTGAATCTCCCTCCTAACATCCTCTACATCTTCTTTAGATATGAGCTTCCTCTTGGCAATAGATTTACAAGCATATTCAGTTCCTGTGGAATTCTCGGTGCATAAATAGGTGGTACCAAACTGACCTTGCCCTAATTTACGCCCAAGCGTGTAAAGATCACGTATGTTGGGAGTGGGATGACCCAAGACATAATAAGTTGGGTTGGTGCTACGGTTCATACTGTTTTTCTTTTTGGGGATAACAACTGATGgagaattattttcttttttattattatggTTGGTAACTGAGGGTTGTTTATCGTTTTCAAATTCTTGAGCAACTTGTTGTTGAGCGTTTAAAGTGGTGGGTGAATAATCCGAAGAGGAGTTGTTAGACGACTCGTTGGAGCTGGAACGGTGGTGTTCTTGAGGCTTAGCTATTCCCTGGTTAAAACTTTGTACACTAGAAGATCCACGGCATGTATTGCCCATGAAACAATCAAAAATCCTCCGGCAACAGCTCCTTCCTCATTCGATGCCTTCTCAACAGAAATTCAATTCAGCCCAATTAATAAATTACCATACAAAGATCAaacctttttttataaaaccttCAATTAACAAAAGTTGATGAAATTGTTTACAAAGATAACATCTTTATAATAAAATGTGTCTGCTTTAAGCAACATAAAGATGAATTAATAAATTGCTATATacaaagattgaatctttactataaatattaaaatgtgtttGTCTCAACATATATCCAAGCCCAATATTcaaaaagattgaatctttatcATACACATGTAAACACAAATCGAAAGAATCAGCTAGATCAGATCCATTGAGcttaaaatgaaataatattgGATACATACATGATATAATGGCAAGTTTATATACAGAGAGAGATAcaaagagagagacagagagagagatccAAGAGGGTACCAGATTgatgaagagttgaaaaatggaAAAAGTGATCGGAAAAGGTGACGTGACGTTGACGGTGGTCTGAAGATGATGGTGTGATAAAAtggaaaaaaatagaaaaaatgtatatatatgtatgtgaagagagaggagagaggagagaggggAGGAATATGCGGGATGGTTGATATGGTAAGAAGAGAGAATGAATGAATGTATCTGCAGGAgagtgtgtgtatgtatatatgtgtgtatgtattggCGCTGACCAAACACAGATAGGCTAACTCCGTACTttcctttttcatttttatggaaGTATTCATCTCCCTTGCATCATGTCTTGTCTTGTTTtcttttgagttttgacaaaACCATTTATGGGAATTTAATGAACATGTTTATTTTGTCCCTGTTTGTTACTCCCTCAATCCGGGGgcatatatatagtattttgaAACTcttgtaaaaatataattttataatatttttaaaattttatttttggaataaaagtttaaatttcaaatttttatttgaaaagaaatgatttaaaaatatattatgaaatctgGGTCATGTTCAAGAAATAACTATTAGAGGGAGAACTCATGGAGCtcttaccttatttctagtacCAGTTAGGTTCCGCCGCacaacttcacatgcaaaaaatgtcaatatctatatattatattttaaaattatttttgaacacacacaatgttgaaaaaaaatgtgtttaaatttaaatcctaaaaatctatttaaaattcaaGATTCTGCGGTCCTTGAGCGCGATCTAATaagatcatattttaaaaaagtattgaaaaacatgtcaaaaaataacgtatacaattgaattGACCGAAGAAGTATAAATTTACACTCTCGCCAAGGAATTTATATTAGAATGGTCACTCGCAAACACTCAAATGTTTCTCTCAGAATTTGTTTAAACCACTTAAATAACCATACATTTCATTTTGTTGAATTATTAGacaataattatgaaaaatgtgACAAAATTAATAtgctataatttaaattattcattatttttatattttctcgaCCAAATATTTATCCTACAAGTGTTACGTCCTCCAttctatcatattttatattatttttttgagaaatttaaCAGAATGTTATATAATAATGTTCgagaataaaatttaacataactACATTcgagaataaaaattataaacaatttttaaaatatctaatatttttctACATCAAATATCATTACTTACATGAATATATACTCGGTTTTCTTTCTTATTCTCTAAAAGTTTCTtacttatttttcttaattttattttaaaccgATTACTTCTGATCCAACAGGAGTATAGCTGTATGTGACTAATTTCCAGCATAGCATCTTTCGATTACAATTCCCTGAGAAGCAGCCCGTGAATAAATACAGATACAATCATAATCAAAATGATGCTAAAGGGGCGTGACAATCGTTGTGAATTGTGATTCCTTCTAATCCCACACACACTGAAGTGCAACAGTTGGTTCATCATTCCAATAACAAGTTGACAACCTCAGAAGATCAAGAAGAAGAATCTAGACAATTCAACAAGGTTAGAACCCATGATCCCTCTCTTTTGATCACTTAGGCCAATGGGTTTTCTTGTTTATTCACACTAAACACACACATGAGACATAACACATTCACCCCTGTCATATCATGACATAAATGCACATATTGTCTGAAATGGATGAAAACTAATCCCTTTAGGCTCTATTATGgtagttaattatttctttctaATCTTGATATTTGTGTTATGGAATGTCAAGGTATGTTTGGTCCAAGTTTTGGTATCATGGTTtcttgaattttattgtttcttgaatgtttgattgatttgtGATAAGATTGTTTCAGACCAAAACATGAATGGAGCTGTGCTTGTAGCTATTGCTGCTACAATTGGTAATTTACTCCAGGGATGGGACAATGCAACTATTGCTGGTAATTTCTTTCGTATCTGTACTGCATGATTCTAATTGTTGCTATAATGTTCGGAATGTAAGCTAAGCCTAAGTAGTGAGTGCACCAGCAAATCATGATTGTTTCGGGGTTTGTGGTGGTTATTCCTTGCAGGTTCTGTTATATACATTAAAAAGGAATTTAAATTGGAAAGTCAACCTACTTTGGAAGGCCTCATTGTCTCCATGTCACTCATCAGTGCTACTGTGATTACTGCTTGCTCTGGTGCAATTGCTGACTGGCTTGGGCGCCGGCCCCTGCTTGTTATTGCAGCATTCCTTTATTTTGTAAGTGGTCTTGTAATGCTATGGTCCCCTAATGTCTATGTCCTGCTCCTGGCACGCCTTCTAGATGGGTTTGGAATGGGACTGGCAGTTACTATGGTTCCCATATATATATCCGAGATTGCACCGCCTGAGATACGCGGTACTCTAAATACTTTGCCTCAGTTTACTGGTACTGCTGGAATGTTCCTCTCTTACTGCATGATATTTGGAATGTCCCTAACGAGTTCACCTAGCTGGAGGGTCATGCTTGCTGTTCTTTCTATCCCATCCCTCTTATATTTTCTCTTAGCAATATTGTTTTTGCCTGAGACTCCAAGGTGGCTTGTTAGTAATGGTCAAATGCTGGAGGCCAAGAAGGTTTTGCAGAGGTTACGTGGTAGGGATGACGTTTCTGGTGAGTTTTTCTTTGTTGGTATTTGATCTCTCATTTCTGCacattgcaaaaaaaaaatagatatgaTCCAATGTTAtcagaaattcattaaaatctcacCAAATTAGGCATTCACCTTTATACGTTAATGACAGCTATTGAGCTACATATAACTCTATCAGTCTCTTTCTTGTAATTATGTATAGTAAATAATTGGTATTCACCCTTCAGGTGGTTTTACAAGTGAATGTTTTTTTCGATCTTTTACATTACAGGTggcatttaattatttaaaaatctaaatatgtACATGACAGACTCATGTATATACTAGATGACCAAGCCAAGCCTGCCCAGTATGCGTCACACATAGGTAGGGTATTGGGAGGGTGAGATGATACCTTGTCCTCATTGTAAAGACTAGTCTGAAGAATAAACAAGAGCTTTTGGAAATGATCTTGGCGAATTCGGTTCTAAGATGCTGATAATTATTAAACTATTTGTCAAAggtatttgaaattttttgagaAACTGCAAGAAAGTAACAAATGACAATTTGCTAGTGTGAATACTGCTAGGTGTTTGATTGGAAATTGGTTGGAATACAAGCTCAATACTAAACACGTACTGTACAATAAGAAGTGGATGAGGAAAGTGGCAAACTCACATGACACATTcacaaaatatatgtaaatgttTTGCGTTTCAGTTAAACAAAgaaaagattgttggtttttgtGTATGTGGGTAAATATCTATGTTTTGTGCATGCAATTAACAAAGAGGAGGAGATTTTCAG
This region includes:
- the LOC108208734 gene encoding calcium-dependent protein kinase 26, whose protein sequence is MGNTCRGSSSVQSFNQGIAKPQEHHRSSSNESSNNSSSDYSPTTLNAQQQVAQEFENDKQPSVTNHNNKKENNSPSVVIPKKKNSMNRSTNPTYYVLGHPTPNIRDLYTLGRKLGQGQFGTTYLCTENSTGTEYACKSIAKRKLISKEDVEDVRREIQIMHHLAGHANIVTIKGAYEDHLYVHIVMELCNGGELFDRIIHRGHYSEKKAAGLTKIIVGVVEACHSLGVMHRDLKPENFLLVNKDDDFSLKAIDFGLSIFFKPGQIFTDVVGSPYYVAPEVLLKHYGKESDIWTAGVILYILLSGVPPFWAETQQGIFDSVLKGHVDFESDPWPLISDSAKDLIRKMLCKRPSDRLTAPQVLCHPWISEQGVAPDRSLDPAVLSRLKQFSAMNKLKKMALRVIAESLSEEEIAGLKEMFKAMDTDNSGAITFDELKAGLRKYGSTLKDTEIRDLMDAADVDNSGSIDYGEFVAATIHLNKLEREEHLMAAFQYFDKDSSGYITVDELQQACAEHNMTDAYLEDIIKEVDQDNDGRIDYGEFVAMMQKGNAGVGRRTMRHSLNMSRRDSQGAQ